The genomic region TCTGAACCCAGAAGTTTCTGGGATGTTCTAAGGCATGGTGCGAGAATAGTTCTCTTTTCAGATCTGATGGAGGTACAAGTATCCTCGAGCTTGCTTGCTTTCATCGTTCGAATCCCATAATCCCCTTGAACATTCCCTGTCCCCCATCCCATGTGAGGTTCTGCCCAGgttctgtttttgttgttgttgttgttgttgtatattGTCATTTTCATTCATTAATGTCACTTCATGTTGTTACAATAAGATATTAATATAGATTTTAAATACTTATGATTGATATAATTGTAACTGATCCATATAGGAATATATCATGTTTGGCCTTATTCATGCATCTcagtaaaattattattatttgatgtTGGTGCTTAGTAAATGGATTTGACATTGTTTTTGAGTCATTTACCAAGCTCGGATATTAAAATGTACATCAAGtatattatgattatttttttacattaaaatgcgtctttgtaaaaaaaaaaaatagcatttgatACAGTGTGCCTCTTGTTTTTGTAAAGATGACGTGGCTGCAAAAGAGCACTGAGGTATATTTGGTATGCGGATTTCTGCACAAGCAACCGGTTATTTGTGTGGCATGGGATGATGATGTCGGCTGCTTCATAATGTTTCTTTGCTCTGTCAAAcatattaaaggcacaatatgtgagatttttggattaaaatatccaaaaaccattagaataatgttatatattttgctgaCTTGTATACTTACactatcccaaatgtttccaacagtgtttaaatccagataaatcaTCTATTCTGCCCAGTGTAACGTCCTGTATCATTGCATCGCCTGTCAATGACGTAATATATCCGGGTTACCCTTGATTTccactttaatatattatgttttattagacaggtgtatatagctcaacactgttagtcttattgtttgaatCTCGTTTTCTTGACTTACCGTGAGTAAAATTTTTGTACCTAAAGTATTATCTGACAACACTATTTTGTCAAGTGGCTAACATAGCAtaatcagaaagagctttatttgtAGTAAACAGTTATACAGAATTTTCGTCAccatacaatattttaaaatgaattgaaTACTATTTTGCAACATAAGTcaagtttttattaatatgtgacactggaccacaaaaccagtcataagggtacaatatttttttttttttaaggacagGAAAATATTTGCCTGAGATACAACTAAGattctggaatctgagggtggaaaaaaattgaaatattgagaaaactgcctttaaagttgtccaaatgaagtccatAGCAATGCAGATTACTACTactgcaaattaaaaaaaataaatatggttGGAAATGTACAATAGATCCTCATGCAATATGATGTagtgatttttggcataaaagaaaaaattataatgatataataattggacccatacaatgtattgttggctatagccacaaatatacctgtaTAACTTATGACTGGGTTTGTGGTCCAAGGTCACATATGATattctaatatcgatctagATTACTGCAGTGCGCCACATGTGTCTCATAGCAGCCACCGAGTGAACACACAGTAACGTTAACATACCTTTTAACAaactcaaatgtattttttagcTGCGTAACCccacatttttattgaagatccCTGTATGAGCAGTAGTTCAGCCCTCGCGGTTGTTCCATTagaattagggatgcaccgaagtCATATTTTTGAGGTtcggccgaataccgaatccacttCCACTAGTCAAGtttctgccgaatccgaaaccgattaccgaatccaactcccatcctcaatccattatcacagtaaacacattaatgacataaacaacgtccacagcagtgtatttttaatttaattttaatttttaaaaaaaggcaacataatgccaggatgactgtgccgtatgctgtctgtagattccttcatgcagaaaaaaaacggatcaccgCTTCTTTTACGAccttacgtaatgacgtcatttctatcataccggcggatgaaaatacattccaaCATATTCATGTACAGTATTTGTAAttaaaacttagtatagtaataataattattgtaaTCATCGTCATCTTGGATAcgttttttaattaatgttttgcaaaagcactcaatgcagccactgtcgtgcaaacactgatgttttacacagattaaattaacttacattgacataacataaacttacacaaatccttggttcacccgtgctcaCATATTATCAGCATCCGttttccgagagaaacagcagccccactccgagagaaacagttcggttcaAGACGATGCTATCACGCATGCAGTATCTGAGCTCACAGGttctcacagcaaaacatgtctcagttcagtgaactgttggagttactcgtgtcagaaagtgagtaactatagtaacttgtgagatcagcgctgatttgaaacgcgaaccgtttagaacgattcagtccgatttggtgaactggtttgaccggatcactaaaaagatacggttaaaaagaacgatccGTTCGTGAACCGGACATACAgcggctattgtttagggtttcatgccaccacgagacaaatcggcattgcaaattgaacatatagctcgacttgaattgccttcttgtgactgaaagtactgccaaacaacacattttctgttcacaagttccATTTTCACTCTCTCACAGCCTACTGCATTCGAACGGTCCACCTAGTAAACACGTTGCCATAATCAACCACGGCATCATGTTCGACCAGTATCGCGTAGTGCAAGCGGGTTCGGTTcggtggaaaaaaattctaaggttcggcagaaaccgaacccagtcaaaaagcccaatattcagccgaatccgaacccgaattctggattcggtgcatccctaattagaatgaaataaaataatatgaatttaaGTGATCAAATGTAACTGTAATAAGTTCAAGGAAGAACAAGGCGAATGCTAAacataactttaatcataaaatACGCATAAACAACTAAACAAAAGGAGCGGCTAACTGCGGCATATAAGCATAATAAAAACAGCAACGTAAAATGTCCCACGCTCTCTGCCCTGCTTCATAacacagtaatgttaataacattTCAATATCTGCCCTTCAGATTGCTTTCCATCGGCTGATTCCACGGTTATTCATGTTATTGGCATTAAACTGCCTTTAGTTGGTGTTTTGAAAAAGCGACCTCTAGCGGTGaaacttacatactgtgcctttaacatATTAGTACATATGCATATTAACTTTCAAAGGAATATTTTacacaaaatgaaaattcttttatcatttactcaccctcaaacctgttccaaacctgtgtgactTTCTTTCGGTTACAGCGCATGTGGGGACAGGAGCTTTTAAACCTAAAAAAGCACGATAAAAAATGTCATGGATGTGCTAATTAGAGTGTCTTTTCTCTTTTGAGTGTGAAaaaaaatgatgacagaatttttatgaTCCCTTTAATTAACATTCACAGCTAGCTGAAAGCCAAAGGACAATTTATCTTGTGTGCTTTTAAGATGTATAATAGAGATGCTTTTTTCAAATCTGAAACAGATGATTTTAACCAATCATTTATATgtcaattaaatgcattttacatttgtttGTGTCCGTACCTGTGTTCtttatattgttatttatttgtgttgttaTATGTTTATGGCTGCACATCCTCATCAAGCTATTTTGGTGTGCAAATATTCTTACAAATTTTGCTCTCTTCTTCAGTTTTTACTGCTgaataatatgttttttaataatatgttATCTGATTCCACAGCACGAACCAGAAAACGTCACCGACACAACTCTGCTGGTTCATTTCTTTGGAAGAAAGGGCAAAATTGAGCTTAACTTTGATGACTTCTACAGGTGAGAGATAGATTTGATGACCATGATCATGTATCGGAAAATTAAATTCATCAACTTACAGTTGCGCTTGTTACCGTTGCATATCCTCAAACTGGCAACCTGTGTGAGCATCGAGTCTGAGGAGGAGGGGGAGGGGCAAAccatattttgaatttggactgcagtacccCTTTCAACCACTATCTATCATTCTCATGTACAACCCCTTTAAGTAAAGATATAACTCTATCATGATCCTGAATTAAGTTTCTGTTATatgtaaaaaatttaaaaataaaaagggaAAGACCTGTGGCCATGTTATTAATGCATGAAGATGCTGCATTCTTATCAAAGCATGTTGGGATGGTCCATTCACTTAGTCTAGTGTCctactgagtgagtgagtctttGTTGGCAGATTCATGGACAACCTGCAGACAGAAGTCCTTGAGATTGAGTTCCTCAGCTATTCCAAGGGAATGACCGCCATCAGTGAGGAAGACTTTGCTCGTATCCTGTTGCGCTACACCACAGTGGAGAACATCACAGGCTACCTTGAGAATGTGCGTCAAAGCATACCCGATGAAAAGGTAATACTTGCTTTGGACACACTCGCTTTggacacacatgttggtctatgtggttaacagggactttccataggcgtaatggtttttataccgtacaaaccgtatttactatccccctacactgcccctgcccctaaatatatatatttttttttacaacaaccGGCTAACCGAATATGTTCTAATATTGTTTTGCTGACATTACCTTTCAGTTATGAAAACTTTATTTCTGAAAGTTCAgaatcagaatctttttttttgtttatgtaaACATTTACATAAGCAATCACATAATTTCCGCATGGCACAAGTTGACTGGCCTCTGCTTATCCTGCAGCCAATGAGATTGCTTgctcaacatttaaataatctGGTTCAGTGTTTGCTGTTAAACTAGTCCGGCAGCACACTATCAGattaaaggctgcaacatactccacaaggctgcgagaacaaaatgtcgtcattttgttctcgcagcacTGTTTTGGGAATTCtcacagcttgttctcgacacatcgactgagcagaacttttttcttgcgggtgtccgagaactattgtgtgattggtcagacatttaaagtgggcggggttaatgcagagaaacgcagatgatcggcacccgcttttctcgtgaagtatggaatgtactgacCAGaatgaactttgttcttgtcCTGCCTAGATCTGCTATAGGATTTATGCATGTCATTCATGCAGCAGCAGCATATCTTACATGTTCACAGCATCGTGTCTGTGTATCTACTGGCAGTAGCAAGTCCATGCTTGATCTGCAACAGCAGCAAAAATCAACATCAGCAGCCGTCTAGCAGATGAACTCCGCCAGTGCCAAATACATTAACACTGCCATATTCAATAAcatgcaaaaacatttttatgattGGAAATTTTCTGTGACCTATTTAATGACTTAATAACTTTGAACGAACATTCTATTAACCTTACTGCAAGAAGGTTTTTTCAACTTGAGCCTTGGTAGAACGTTAACCAAAGTTCTGAGAATACTCCCTGTTAGCTCAGGAAGTACAGAAACACAATTGAAGGTATTCTAATAGTTCTACTTCTTTATCTTTTCATGtattatagttattattagAGTCTATTCAAATCATTGCATAGCAAAACAAATACCACCACAGACGTGGAGAGAGGAGGATATGTATAATGGGAGCAATGTtcgtgttttgtttttttctttaggaTGTTTCTCTTTTTGCACATTGACCCTCACATTATGAGGTTAGAGTCTTTTCAGTTGCTCGAGGAGGCTGTTGGTGGATGGCCATTGATATACAAGTGGTTCTTATTCTTGAGTTAAGAGATATTGCAATACAGCTTAACTTGTAAAACCACCTAAGCGTCACATATTACTCATTAGATCATTTGTAAACCAGTTGTTGTTGGTTGCAAGAGCGGCTTCAGAAAAAGACGTGGGTCTAGTGGCTGGAAATGGATGAGTGGAAATCAAAAGCACCGCTGTTTGGGTAATCTGCTAGCGGTGAGACATTTTGGACACATCCCCTTTTGTTTTTATGTGTGCAAGTATCAGGTTAATCTTCTTCAGAAAAGTCGACAAGCTACCCGACCTCTCCTTAAACAAAACAATCTAAAGGTGTCGACAGCTCCAGTTGTACAGATGGGGTGCGGGGAGCAGGAGAGATGTGTGCTGGGATTGTTTGACTTTGCTGTTTTCTGTCTTGGGATCTGTTAACGCTCTTCAAGTTCCCACAGACACCTAAGGTGCCCTCGTTTTTAAGAAAGTAAGGTGTAATGCAGTTTTGCCTTGTTTAGGGATGATTATTCTTTTGAAATTCATAATTGTATGTACTAGCTCGTTGCACAAATGCTATTATATTGTAAAGAATCTGACTTAATTATCTTTCTATTGGCCAAAGCTTTCTGTATAAAGGAACATTGACGATTTCATCTGGAAGTCACTGATTTAACACTGATCTTCTCTTATAGGGCATCACTTTTGAAGAGTTTAGGTCCTTTTTTCAGTTCCTCAACAACTTAGAGGATTTTGCCATTGCCATGCAAATGTACAACTATGCAAATCGCCCAATTGGACAAGGTAAACATGCACAATTAATCCAGTTACTCCTCAAGCGCTGTGGCTAATGATGTTTGTCTCTCGGCTCACAGATGAGTTTGCCCGTGCGGTCTATGTGGCCACCGGCCTGAAGCTGTCACGACACCTTGTCAACACTATTTTCAAGATCTTTGATGTGGACCATGATGACCATCTAAGCTACAAGGAGTTCATTGGGATAATGAAAGATCGGCTGCATCGTGGCACTTGGGTAAATATGCTGGGAAGGTTGAATGTTCTCTCCAcgattgtttaaatgccatttTTCTCCCAAACCTATTGGTTATAAAGGCAAAATAATGGACCTAGAATAATGGACCAGAATAATGGACCTATGACCTATAATGGAGCCTTAAAACTGAGATTTATAGTTCACACAAAAGGATAGTTTACCCCATTATTTACTTAcctatgacattcttctttcagacaaataaaatcagagttatataaaaaatgtcctggctaatatAAGCGTATAATGGCAGTATATGGGAgcccaacatttaaaaaagtgtatccatccattcTAAAAGTAACccaca from Pseudorasbora parva isolate DD20220531a chromosome 11, ASM2467924v1, whole genome shotgun sequence harbors:
- the micu3b gene encoding calcium uptake protein 3, mitochondrial isoform X5, with amino-acid sequence MSTHEHRFRLFSSMEYDGQLYMTPLDFIESVTMSEPKKKRFWRSLTKQDLDKILSDTPPVWKGSSRLFRNLRERGVIAYTEYLFLLCILTKPHAGFKIAFNMFDADGNEMVDKREFMVLEEIFRKKNEKKKERGGDPDSSSQLSVELYGYQGSVSSNVLKKEQPESEPRSFWDVLRHGARIVLFSDLMEHEPENVTDTTLLVHFFGRKGKIELNFDDFYRFMDNLQTEVLEIEFLSYSKGMTAISEEDFARILLRYTTVENITGYLENVRQSIPDEKGITFEEFRSFFQFLNNLEDFAIAMQMYNYANRPIGQDEFARAVYVATGLKLSRHLVNTIFKIFDVDHDDHLSYKEFIGIMKDRLHRGTWGYKGEERFTSFKACMKKELTAK